The Leptospira fletcheri genome includes a region encoding these proteins:
- a CDS encoding HIT family protein, translated as MPSEALRSECPICIEHRSSSPSGFLFQSGDFLVRHCEPSKKIPGYLYLEPIAHRESYSEWSEKEFSEFGIALQKASEWILSRFSPPKIYTVLVSEKVAHMHFHLIPRYGEAKGPEYIRQALEGTAQAPEGISFPKGN; from the coding sequence ATTCCTTCCGAAGCGCTCCGCTCCGAATGTCCGATTTGCATCGAGCATCGTTCCTCTTCTCCTTCCGGATTTTTATTTCAATCCGGCGATTTCCTGGTCCGGCATTGCGAACCTTCCAAGAAAATTCCGGGATACTTGTATCTAGAGCCGATCGCACATCGGGAAAGTTACTCCGAATGGTCGGAGAAGGAATTTTCCGAATTCGGAATCGCTTTGCAAAAGGCGTCCGAGTGGATTCTTTCCCGCTTTTCTCCGCCTAAGATTTATACGGTTCTCGTCTCCGAAAAAGTAGCACATATGCATTTTCATCTGATTCCCAGATACGGGGAAGCAAAAGGACCGGAGTATATCCGCCAAGCCTTGGAAGGGACGGCTCAGGCTCCGGAGGGAATTTCTTTTCCGAAAGGAAACTAG
- the recA gene encoding recombinase RecA: MKKQKEEAQGLDDSKKLAIDQAMTQIEKQFGKGSIMRLGAASATNIIPVIPTGSLDLDIALGIGGYPLGRIVEIYGPESSGKTTLTLSAIAEAQKRGGVAAFIDAEHALDPSYAKKLGVNLEELLVSQPDNGEEALEICESLVRSNAIDIVVVDSVAALVPKAEIEGDMGDAHMGLQARLMSQALRKLTGTISKSRTVVVFINQIRMKIGVMFGSPETTTGGNALKFYSSIRLDIRKIETLKEKEEATGNRVRVKVVKNKMAPPFRQAEFDIIYNTGISRESSLVDLGVKHDIISKSGAWYSYNTEKIGQGKEAAKEYLKSNPEIALQVENMVRDLNGLPPLSAEGKPLPPQTEAQDGQRAAG; encoded by the coding sequence ATGAAGAAGCAAAAGGAAGAAGCGCAAGGCCTGGACGATTCTAAGAAACTTGCGATCGACCAAGCCATGACCCAAATCGAAAAGCAATTCGGCAAAGGGTCCATCATGCGCCTCGGTGCGGCATCCGCTACGAATATCATTCCCGTGATTCCCACCGGTTCGTTGGACTTGGATATCGCATTGGGAATAGGCGGCTACCCGCTAGGCAGGATCGTAGAAATTTACGGACCGGAATCTTCCGGTAAAACGACTTTAACTCTTTCCGCGATCGCAGAAGCGCAGAAGAGAGGCGGAGTGGCCGCCTTTATAGATGCCGAGCACGCACTCGATCCCTCCTATGCCAAAAAGCTAGGAGTGAATCTGGAAGAGCTTTTGGTTTCCCAACCGGACAACGGGGAGGAGGCCCTGGAGATTTGCGAATCTCTAGTACGGAGCAATGCCATTGACATAGTGGTGGTGGATTCCGTTGCTGCCCTTGTTCCCAAAGCGGAAATCGAAGGCGATATGGGAGACGCACATATGGGATTGCAAGCGCGTCTTATGTCTCAGGCTCTCCGAAAACTTACGGGAACGATTTCTAAATCCAGAACGGTGGTCGTTTTCATTAACCAAATTCGGATGAAGATCGGAGTGATGTTCGGTTCCCCGGAAACTACGACCGGAGGAAACGCTTTGAAATTTTACAGCTCGATCCGACTAGACATCCGAAAAATCGAGACACTGAAGGAAAAAGAGGAAGCCACCGGAAACCGAGTAAGGGTCAAAGTAGTGAAAAACAAAATGGCTCCTCCGTTTCGTCAGGCTGAATTCGACATAATCTACAACACAGGGATTAGTCGGGAAAGTTCTCTCGTTGACTTAGGGGTGAAACACGACATCATTAGTAAATCGGGAGCTTGGTATTCGTACAATACCGAAAAGATCGGGCAAGGGAAGGAAGCGGCCAAGGAATACTTGAAGTCGAACCCCGAAATCGCTCTTCAAGTCGAAAATATGGTGAGGGATTTAAACGGCCTCCCACCCCTTTCCGCGGAGGGAAAACCGCTCCCACCTCAAACTGAGGCACAGGACGGGCAAAGAGCTGCGGGATAA
- the argC gene encoding N-acetyl-gamma-glutamyl-phosphate reductase, translating into MSEISIIGAGGFTGKELLGLLSRHPKYKVVHLTSDKLSGKKLSEVFPDLPFPEDLTFQKHEDPVPKGSLVVLAIPNDASLQLAPKFLNAGHKLIDLSGVYRLHDKQAFESTYKLSHTSFELMNRVVFGIPEIFREKIKGADFVSNPGCYSTSVILAVYLLGELRHKIRPRIVADCKSGVSGAGGRVEDGGFSFTGVHENFRAYKILAHQHEPEIQEYAFSGSGLPFPEILFVPHLLPLYRGILSTVYLEMEDSSSTTDLLSVMKKNAKEEPFLRIRETPEEIDLLKIAHTNFLDVSLRKRGTNITIVSALDNLVKGAAGQALQNINLMLGEKETLGLLP; encoded by the coding sequence ATGTCAGAAATCAGCATCATCGGAGCCGGCGGATTTACCGGAAAAGAACTACTCGGCCTTTTATCCAGACATCCTAAATACAAAGTAGTCCATCTCACTAGCGATAAACTCTCCGGAAAGAAATTGTCGGAAGTGTTTCCCGACCTACCCTTCCCCGAAGACCTAACGTTTCAAAAACATGAAGATCCGGTTCCGAAAGGATCTCTGGTGGTTCTCGCGATTCCAAACGATGCTTCTCTCCAATTGGCTCCTAAGTTTCTGAACGCAGGACACAAGTTGATCGATCTTTCCGGAGTATACCGCCTGCACGACAAACAGGCTTTCGAGAGTACCTACAAACTTTCCCATACTAGCTTCGAGTTGATGAACCGTGTCGTCTTTGGAATTCCGGAGATTTTCCGGGAGAAGATCAAAGGCGCCGATTTCGTCTCCAATCCCGGTTGCTACTCCACTTCCGTGATTCTAGCAGTGTATCTTTTAGGGGAACTCAGGCATAAGATACGTCCAAGAATCGTAGCTGATTGCAAATCCGGAGTCAGTGGTGCGGGAGGTAGAGTGGAGGACGGCGGGTTTTCCTTTACGGGAGTGCATGAAAATTTCCGTGCCTATAAAATTTTAGCCCACCAGCATGAACCTGAAATTCAGGAATACGCTTTTTCCGGATCCGGACTCCCCTTCCCGGAAATCTTATTCGTTCCCCACTTGCTGCCTTTGTACCGCGGGATTTTATCCACCGTCTACCTGGAGATGGAGGATTCTTCTTCGACGACGGACCTTCTTTCGGTGATGAAAAAGAACGCGAAAGAAGAACCATTTCTGAGAATCCGGGAAACTCCGGAAGAAATCGATCTTCTAAAAATCGCTCACACGAATTTTCTGGATGTTTCTTTACGAAAAAGAGGAACCAATATCACCATCGTATCGGCATTGGATAACCTGGTAAAAGGAGCTGCCGGGCAGGCTCTACAGAATATCAATCTGATGCTGGGAGAAAAGGAAACTCTAGGCCTGCTTCCGTAA
- a CDS encoding AMP-dependent synthetase/ligase has product MEKLSVYHLVRDSCHQYQDRPFHWIWDEKQRTFLGVTYGDWFLSMGKLSAYLLSKGLKRGDKVGLVCDNRTEWSLCSLGIVCAGGVDVPRGTDASPEDISYILGHTEAKIAFLEKNSVLQKLRTKPESFSTLEALVLIEEESTFEGLAEIRAKFPKLEILTLDKALSSGEAFLAKKGDEILRQAGEALTHKDNATIIYTSGTTGVPKGVVLRHRSFTWSVHQLHQFVPVTYQDRTVVFLPPWHIAERILETALVSWGASMACSAVSTIQRDFGIVRPTVLVSVPRVWEALHKKIWDTARKGPSWKFTVFRLAVRIAEFYSSVYDTLTGNYCASEDEPSDEKAKDKFVSLLFFGPSYLANLLAQKILEPVRNSLGGKLRFAFCGAGAMPPKIQFFFRSIGIPIIETYGMTETTGMGAMGRFPIPKTGAIGPVFPGAHIKLVDEQGKIVTEPGTKGIVWHKGPHVTPGYYKDEEKNRTSLVDGWFDSGDLFVWTKTGELRFAGRAKDTIVLSSGENVEPEPIESKIGETGFSQFAVVAGQDRKSLTLLLVPDFEKLRERFLQDGKKLPSSDSELAADPQVIQFYKDLIKKTISERNGFKNFERISNLAVLDKPFTKGDELTETMKVKRKVVLEKYSDLIRRLYE; this is encoded by the coding sequence ATGGAAAAACTCAGCGTTTATCATCTGGTAAGGGACTCTTGCCACCAATACCAGGATCGCCCTTTCCACTGGATTTGGGACGAAAAACAACGTACCTTCTTAGGGGTCACTTACGGAGATTGGTTCCTGAGCATGGGAAAACTCTCCGCTTATCTTTTGTCCAAAGGATTGAAAAGAGGAGATAAGGTAGGACTCGTCTGTGATAATAGAACGGAGTGGTCCCTATGTTCCCTCGGGATCGTTTGCGCAGGCGGGGTGGACGTTCCGCGGGGAACTGATGCCAGTCCGGAAGACATTTCTTATATCCTTGGCCATACCGAGGCCAAAATCGCCTTTCTGGAAAAGAATTCGGTTCTACAAAAACTACGGACAAAACCGGAATCCTTTTCTACTCTGGAAGCATTGGTTCTGATCGAAGAGGAATCCACCTTCGAAGGCTTGGCGGAAATCAGAGCGAAGTTTCCGAAATTAGAGATTCTTACGTTAGACAAAGCGCTTTCTTCGGGCGAAGCGTTTTTAGCCAAGAAAGGGGACGAGATCTTGCGCCAAGCGGGAGAAGCCCTGACTCATAAGGACAACGCGACCATCATTTATACCTCAGGAACGACGGGTGTTCCGAAAGGGGTGGTTTTAAGGCATAGGTCCTTTACCTGGAGCGTGCACCAACTCCATCAATTCGTTCCGGTCACGTACCAGGATCGCACCGTAGTATTTTTACCTCCGTGGCATATTGCGGAACGGATCTTAGAGACTGCGCTCGTCTCTTGGGGAGCCTCGATGGCTTGTTCCGCAGTCTCTACCATACAACGGGATTTCGGGATCGTGCGTCCGACCGTGCTCGTTTCGGTCCCTAGAGTTTGGGAGGCTCTCCACAAGAAAATTTGGGACACCGCGAGAAAAGGCCCCTCTTGGAAATTCACGGTTTTTCGCTTAGCGGTTCGTATCGCGGAATTTTATAGTTCCGTCTACGACACTCTCACGGGAAATTATTGCGCCAGCGAAGACGAACCCTCCGACGAAAAAGCGAAGGATAAATTCGTTTCCCTACTATTTTTCGGACCGAGCTATCTTGCGAATCTACTCGCCCAGAAAATTTTAGAACCGGTACGGAATTCTTTAGGCGGGAAATTGCGCTTTGCTTTCTGCGGTGCGGGCGCCATGCCTCCCAAGATCCAATTCTTTTTCCGCTCGATCGGAATTCCCATTATTGAAACCTACGGAATGACGGAGACCACCGGAATGGGAGCGATGGGAAGGTTTCCGATTCCCAAAACGGGAGCCATCGGTCCCGTATTTCCCGGAGCCCATATCAAATTGGTGGACGAACAGGGAAAAATCGTAACCGAACCCGGGACAAAGGGAATCGTGTGGCACAAAGGACCTCATGTTACGCCCGGATATTATAAGGACGAAGAAAAAAATCGAACCTCCCTCGTGGACGGATGGTTCGATTCCGGAGATCTATTCGTTTGGACCAAAACCGGGGAACTGAGATTCGCAGGAAGAGCCAAGGACACTATCGTGCTTTCCTCGGGTGAAAACGTCGAACCGGAACCGATAGAATCAAAAATCGGAGAGACCGGATTTTCCCAGTTCGCAGTGGTAGCAGGCCAAGACCGAAAGTCCCTTACGTTGCTTCTCGTACCGGATTTCGAAAAATTACGAGAGAGATTTTTGCAGGACGGGAAAAAATTACCTTCCTCCGACTCCGAATTGGCAGCCGATCCGCAAGTAATCCAATTTTACAAAGATCTAATCAAGAAAACCATTTCGGAAAGGAACGGCTTTAAGAATTTCGAACGGATTTCGAATTTAGCAGTGCTTGACAAACCGTTCACGAAAGGAGACGAGCTCACGGAGACCATGAAGGTCAAACGAAAAGTCGTATTAGAGAAATATTCCGATCTAATCCGCCGTCTATATGAATAG
- a CDS encoding phosphorylase: MNPEWNLKDILFCGAFSGEIDRISVHADLKTLEVGVGNLNAALRLQSYLLRNPEPVPKAILFLGSAGVYPWIPRKEWEGKIGFSRTFTNYEIAYLDKKIRIPEFLSLKLECIPFSFPLPNLEFFESGTNGTGSVTIEDPSPRVLERLKTESIGLENMEVFGLAKVAQDFQIPFAALFSLTNRVGPKGSEEWKSSWRKLSERLQESLLSSLPQ, from the coding sequence ATGAATCCCGAATGGAATCTGAAAGACATTCTTTTTTGCGGAGCTTTTTCGGGAGAAATAGATAGGATCTCCGTTCACGCCGATTTGAAAACCTTGGAAGTAGGCGTCGGAAATTTGAACGCAGCTCTTCGACTCCAATCGTATTTATTACGAAATCCGGAACCGGTCCCGAAGGCGATTCTTTTCCTCGGGTCTGCGGGAGTCTATCCTTGGATTCCCAGGAAGGAATGGGAGGGAAAAATAGGCTTTTCCAGAACTTTTACGAATTACGAAATCGCCTACTTGGACAAAAAAATCCGCATCCCCGAATTTCTCTCCTTAAAATTGGAATGTATCCCGTTTTCATTTCCTCTTCCGAATCTGGAATTTTTCGAATCCGGGACCAACGGAACCGGTTCGGTCACCATCGAGGATCCGAGTCCGCGAGTCCTGGAACGATTGAAGACCGAATCGATCGGATTGGAAAATATGGAGGTTTTCGGATTGGCAAAAGTCGCTCAGGATTTCCAAATCCCTTTCGCGGCCCTCTTCTCTTTAACGAATCGCGTCGGTCCGAAAGGAAGCGAAGAATGGAAGAGTTCCTGGAGAAAACTTTCCGAACGTTTACAGGAAAGTCTACTCTCCTCTCTTCCTCAGTGA
- a CDS encoding patatin-like phospholipase family protein: MNRFVPPEALQFLASISLFKNLPRKLLVQIYKHIEERNVYNHDVIYYKGEISKELYLIRHGEVMVTLGETGQTVRYLGEGDIFAENSVLTRSVHSGSAQAVLDTLLYVLDGEYFLRLAAKEKILSQNLMRLMGIRMREVMEGPTKPISTSRRLVCHIPLEEIEDFKQHLDLIVDAGRKSHGGNVALFKMDIFKEKSLSEMIRMISQLRKKSPVLHIYFRNHGLVPDLDKVVQQCDQIVFWEDNPERNVKSKNEILDYWRPRIRNYEGRTSKLVVSEKISHTEGKDSNQRIFHRGETFARYLVSKTRGLALGGGGARALAHVGLLKVLERERIQFDYVSGSSFGAVIGALYARGESADSIYKMIGKFFGGIDKPFDPTIPLISFFKGKKMVRMLKDAFGSQLIEDLKIPFATSAVDLHSGQEYVMDQGPIWEALASAMSLPGMFPPVFKGDHLLIDGGVINNVPENLIRKKGADVILSANVSPLRDDAIVRLLEDRKVTGKSFFKNLLEDISYPPILKIMARAITLEGREITKLRKEKMDLFVNMHLEEFAFTDFGRYKEIIKKGELEAEAATKEIRALFFPSERKKENH; encoded by the coding sequence ATGAACCGGTTCGTACCTCCCGAAGCCCTACAATTTCTTGCCTCCATTTCGTTATTTAAAAATCTCCCTCGCAAACTACTCGTGCAGATCTATAAGCACATCGAGGAACGGAATGTCTACAATCACGACGTAATCTATTATAAAGGAGAGATATCCAAGGAACTGTACCTGATCCGACACGGGGAAGTGATGGTCACCCTAGGAGAAACCGGCCAAACGGTTCGTTATTTGGGAGAAGGGGATATCTTTGCAGAAAACAGTGTTTTGACCAGATCCGTCCATTCGGGTTCGGCTCAGGCAGTTTTGGACACTCTTCTGTACGTTCTGGATGGGGAATACTTTCTCCGTTTGGCGGCAAAAGAGAAAATCCTCTCGCAGAATTTGATGAGATTGATGGGAATACGGATGCGGGAGGTGATGGAAGGTCCCACCAAACCGATTTCGACTTCCAGAAGATTGGTCTGTCATATTCCATTAGAGGAAATCGAAGATTTTAAACAGCATCTGGACCTGATCGTCGACGCAGGGAGAAAATCGCACGGAGGCAACGTAGCCTTGTTCAAGATGGATATTTTTAAGGAAAAATCCCTTTCGGAAATGATCCGTATGATATCCCAGCTTAGAAAGAAATCCCCGGTGCTTCATATCTATTTCAGGAATCACGGGCTGGTACCCGACTTGGACAAAGTCGTACAACAATGCGATCAGATCGTTTTTTGGGAGGATAATCCCGAACGGAACGTAAAAAGTAAAAACGAAATCCTGGATTATTGGCGTCCTAGGATCCGAAACTACGAAGGCAGGACTTCTAAGTTGGTGGTCTCGGAAAAGATTTCTCATACCGAGGGAAAGGATTCCAATCAAAGAATCTTCCATCGGGGGGAAACGTTTGCCAGGTATCTCGTTTCTAAAACCAGAGGATTGGCTTTGGGCGGGGGCGGAGCAAGAGCTCTCGCGCATGTGGGGCTTCTTAAAGTTCTGGAAAGGGAAAGGATCCAGTTCGATTACGTTTCCGGTTCTTCCTTCGGCGCAGTCATAGGCGCGTTGTACGCCAGAGGAGAAAGCGCAGATTCGATATACAAGATGATCGGAAAATTCTTCGGAGGGATCGATAAGCCTTTCGATCCGACGATTCCGCTCATATCTTTCTTTAAGGGAAAGAAAATGGTAAGAATGCTGAAGGATGCGTTCGGTTCCCAATTGATCGAGGACTTGAAGATTCCTTTCGCCACCTCCGCGGTGGATTTGCATAGCGGGCAGGAATACGTTATGGACCAAGGACCCATTTGGGAAGCGTTAGCCTCCGCAATGAGCCTGCCCGGAATGTTCCCTCCGGTGTTTAAGGGGGATCATTTGTTAATCGACGGAGGGGTCATCAACAACGTGCCGGAAAATCTGATACGTAAAAAGGGTGCCGATGTTATTTTATCGGCCAACGTATCCCCGCTCCGGGACGATGCAATCGTAAGATTACTGGAAGATAGAAAGGTGACTGGAAAATCCTTCTTCAAGAATCTTTTGGAAGACATATCTTATCCCCCTATTCTCAAAATCATGGCTCGAGCCATCACATTGGAAGGCCGGGAAATCACGAAACTCAGAAAGGAAAAGATGGATCTTTTCGTAAACATGCATTTGGAAGAGTTCGCCTTTACCGATTTCGGTCGCTATAAGGAGATCATTAAAAAGGGGGAGTTGGAAGCCGAAGCGGCGACCAAAGAGATTCGCGCGCTATTTTTTCCCTCCGAGCGTAAAAAGGAAAATCACTGA
- a CDS encoding DUF4254 domain-containing protein: MKLDSASVVSIFQKSVQDWHANESLSVNPYPASDLEHLLYKKNQIDTVQWHVEDEIRRPDLPDSKLVQFKRQIDSLNQERTDLVESIDDRISALFQEIPLKPGARMNSETPAWLIDRMSILELKIYHMEEQTRRNDVSSEHLQKCKAKLDVLLEQRKDLSLCLDQILEDLKKGEKFYKVYRQMKMYNDQNLNPSLYSHKA, from the coding sequence ATGAAGTTAGATTCGGCTTCCGTGGTCTCGATTTTTCAAAAATCCGTCCAGGACTGGCATGCAAACGAGTCTTTATCGGTGAACCCCTATCCCGCTTCCGATTTAGAGCACTTACTTTACAAAAAGAATCAAATCGACACGGTCCAATGGCATGTGGAAGACGAAATTCGGAGACCTGACCTCCCGGATTCCAAGTTGGTCCAATTCAAAAGGCAGATCGACTCCCTGAATCAGGAAAGAACCGATCTGGTAGAATCGATAGACGATCGGATTTCAGCATTATTCCAAGAGATTCCTCTCAAACCGGGAGCTCGAATGAACTCCGAGACCCCTGCTTGGCTCATCGATCGTATGAGCATTCTGGAACTCAAGATCTATCATATGGAAGAGCAAACTCGTCGAAACGACGTATCTTCGGAGCATCTCCAAAAATGTAAGGCTAAGCTGGACGTACTCCTGGAGCAAAGAAAGGATCTCTCCCTCTGTTTGGACCAGATTTTAGAGGATCTGAAAAAAGGGGAAAAGTTTTACAAAGTGTATCGACAGATGAAAATGTACAACGACCAGAATCTCAATCCCTCTCTGTATTCTCATAAAGCATGA
- a CDS encoding glycosyltransferase family 9 protein produces MNLLVLRFSAMGDVALMAPALIAIVSKYTNIQLTVVTRGNYAPFFYNIPNVHVVGINLKKYKGIKGLYRLFRELNKLGPYEKIVDLHSSLRSRFISLFFRFRGVPVFQIVKGRREKLRQIRKNRKILRKLPHTVDRYLKVFEKAGYPASVRKGPWINVDPESKIFAKDFLNSRKIDKKEGLWVGYAPFAGHKLKEWPHEKSIALLKLLKDEFPNIRIFLFGSSQEASLMEEWRNGDQSMTIVSGGKLGIRGELGIMERMDVIIGMDSSNIHIAALLKRPVVALFGTTHPYSGFAPFGQEDTGVLQIEDLSCRPCSIYGNTTCFRKDFACMEWITPEDVIKRINVIININTLF; encoded by the coding sequence ATGAATCTTCTCGTCCTTCGATTCTCCGCGATGGGAGATGTCGCCTTGATGGCTCCGGCTTTGATAGCCATCGTATCGAAGTATACGAATATACAATTAACCGTCGTTACGAGAGGGAATTACGCTCCTTTTTTCTACAATATCCCGAACGTTCATGTGGTAGGGATCAATCTCAAAAAATATAAGGGAATCAAAGGACTCTACCGCCTATTCCGCGAATTGAATAAGCTCGGTCCTTACGAGAAAATCGTGGACCTTCACTCCAGTCTTCGATCCAGGTTCATCAGTCTTTTTTTCCGATTTAGAGGAGTTCCCGTATTCCAGATCGTGAAGGGAAGAAGGGAAAAATTGAGACAGATCCGGAAAAACAGGAAAATACTGCGGAAACTCCCTCATACCGTGGATCGGTACCTAAAAGTCTTCGAGAAGGCTGGATATCCTGCTTCCGTCAGAAAGGGTCCGTGGATCAATGTGGACCCCGAATCCAAAATCTTCGCGAAGGATTTCTTGAACTCCAGAAAGATAGACAAAAAAGAAGGCCTTTGGGTTGGATATGCTCCGTTTGCCGGACACAAGTTGAAGGAATGGCCGCACGAAAAAAGTATCGCCCTACTGAAGTTGTTGAAGGATGAATTTCCGAATATCAGGATATTTTTATTCGGTTCCTCTCAGGAAGCCTCTCTCATGGAAGAATGGAGAAACGGCGACCAATCCATGACGATCGTTTCCGGAGGAAAATTAGGAATCCGCGGCGAGTTGGGAATCATGGAGCGCATGGACGTAATCATCGGAATGGATTCCTCCAATATCCACATCGCTGCATTGTTAAAACGTCCGGTAGTGGCTTTGTTTGGCACTACTCACCCCTATTCCGGATTCGCACCGTTCGGGCAGGAGGACACGGGAGTGCTTCAGATCGAAGATCTTTCCTGTCGGCCGTGTAGCATATACGGCAACACTACCTGCTTTCGAAAGGACTTCGCATGCATGGAATGGATCACACCGGAGGACGTGATCAAGCGTATCAACGTTATTATCAACATCAACACGCTTTTCTAA
- a CDS encoding glycosyltransferase: MKILYFSDTFLPKIDGVAISMKNFAELLAERGHEFVVCCPRYGEGDFDQMGEKIRIERFRSGYLPSYPDIKVVLPSPAKIKRIIKEFQPDLVHIHTPGLLGLYGINATERYGIPSIGTYHTLMSEQDMYLSLYRLLKLDKLFMKVGKLNKKLRIKDLIKFEKFDRFNIRKKIILKITNNLYDRCDLIISPSHLIKKQLEEFGLKKPVAVISNGLDLSQFKGQPKKLESDDSLKLLHVGRISYEKNCDVIINAFKIIKEQLPGSNLTIIGDGPALGSLKLQAEKLGIGDSVIFKGFIDREKLPEEYPNYDLFLTASTMETQGLVILESIACGLPAVGVDSFAIPELVHDGKNGFIAKPFDVKGIAEKAISILKDPELYSSFSVESIRIAQSHEIKACVDRMEDAYKAVADQKGKKKSRSLLNMIFSLDPFGIFG, encoded by the coding sequence ATGAAGATCCTTTATTTTTCGGATACATTTCTTCCCAAAATCGACGGAGTAGCAATTTCCATGAAGAATTTCGCGGAATTGCTTGCGGAAAGAGGACACGAGTTCGTCGTTTGCTGCCCAAGATACGGAGAAGGTGACTTCGACCAGATGGGAGAAAAGATTCGAATCGAAAGATTTCGCAGCGGCTATCTGCCCAGTTATCCCGACATAAAGGTGGTCCTGCCTTCTCCCGCAAAGATCAAACGGATCATCAAGGAATTCCAGCCGGATTTAGTTCACATCCATACCCCGGGCCTCTTGGGATTGTACGGAATCAACGCGACCGAAAGATACGGTATTCCCAGTATCGGAACCTACCATACCCTAATGTCCGAGCAGGACATGTATCTTTCTTTGTACAGACTTCTCAAGTTGGATAAACTTTTCATGAAGGTGGGGAAGTTAAACAAAAAGCTGCGGATCAAGGATTTGATAAAATTCGAGAAATTCGACAGGTTCAATATTCGGAAAAAAATCATTCTAAAAATCACGAATAATCTGTACGATCGTTGCGATCTCATCATCTCTCCTTCCCATCTGATTAAAAAGCAATTAGAGGAATTCGGCCTTAAAAAACCTGTGGCGGTGATTTCCAACGGATTGGATTTATCTCAGTTCAAGGGACAACCGAAAAAATTGGAAAGCGACGACTCCCTGAAATTACTGCATGTGGGGAGGATTTCCTACGAAAAGAACTGCGATGTGATCATCAATGCCTTTAAGATCATCAAGGAACAGCTTCCCGGATCGAATCTGACGATCATAGGAGACGGGCCTGCCCTCGGTTCCCTGAAATTGCAGGCGGAAAAATTAGGAATCGGCGATTCCGTTATTTTTAAAGGTTTTATCGATCGAGAAAAACTTCCGGAAGAATATCCGAATTACGATCTATTTTTAACCGCCTCCACGATGGAGACCCAAGGTTTGGTGATCTTGGAATCCATCGCTTGTGGCCTTCCTGCAGTAGGAGTAGATTCTTTTGCGATCCCGGAATTGGTCCACGACGGAAAGAACGGTTTTATCGCTAAGCCTTTCGACGTGAAAGGAATCGCAGAAAAAGCGATCTCGATTCTTAAGGATCCGGAATTGTATTCCAGTTTTTCCGTCGAATCGATTCGGATCGCGCAGAGTCACGAGATAAAAGCTTGTGTGGATAGAATGGAAGACGCCTATAAAGCTGTGGCAGATCAAAAGGGGAAGAAAAAAAGTAGGTCCTTATTGAATATGATCTTTTCCCTGGATCCTTTCGGGATTTTCGGATAA